A region from the Canis aureus isolate CA01 chromosome 8, VMU_Caureus_v.1.0, whole genome shotgun sequence genome encodes:
- the RPE65 gene encoding retinoid isomerohydrolase isoform X1, with translation MSIQVEHPAGGYKKLFETVEELSSPLTAHVTGRIPLWLTGSLLRCGPGLFEVGSEPFYHLFDGQALLHKFDFKEGHVTYHRRFIRTDAYVRAMTEKRIVITEFGTCAFPDPCKNIFSRFFSYFRGVEVTDNALVNVYPVGEDYYACTETNFITKINPETLETIKQVDLCNYVSVNGATAHPHIENDGTVYNIGNCFGKNFSIAYNIVKIPPLQADKEDPITKSEVVVQFPCSDRFKPSYVHSFGLTPNYIVFVETPVKINLLKFLSSWSLWGANYMDCFESNETMGVWLHIADKKRKKYLNNKYRTSSFNLFHHINTYEDNEFLIVDLCCWKGFEFVYNYLYLANLRENWEEVKKNARKAPQPEVRRYVLPLNIDKADTGKNLVTLPNTTATATLRSDETIWLEPEVLFSGPRQAFEFPQINYQKYGGKPYTYAYGLGLNHFVPDRLCKLNVKTKETWVWQEPDSYPSEPIFVSHPDALEEDDGVVLSVVVSPGAGQKPAYLLILNAKDLSEVARAEVEINIPVTFHGLFKKS, from the exons ATGTCCATCCA AGTGGAGCATCCCGCCGGCGGTTACAAGAAGCTGTTTGAAACCGTGGAAGAGCTGTCGTCGCCGCTCACCGCCCACGTGACAG GCAGGATCCCGCTCTGGCTCACGGGCAGTCTCCTCCGATGCGGACCGGGGCTCTTCGAGGTTGGATCTGAACCATTTTACCACCTGTTTGACGGACAAGCCCTTCTGCACAAGTTCGACTTTAAAGAAGGACACGTCACCTATCACAGAAG GTTCATCCGCACCGATGCTTACGTCCGGGCAATGACCGAGAAAAGGATCGTCATAACGGAATTTGGCACCTGTGCGTTCCCAGATCCCTGCAAGAATATATTTTCCAG GTTTTTTTCTTACTTCCGAGGAGTGGAGGTCACTGACAATGCCCTTGTTAACGTCTACCCAGTAGGGGAAGATTACTACGCCTGCACGGAGACCAACTTCATTACAAAGATTAATCCTGAGACCCTGGAGACAATTAAGCAG GTTGATCTCTGCAACTACGTCTCTGTCAATGGAGCCACCGCTCACCCCCACATTGAAAATGATGGGACTGTTTACAACATTGGTAATTGCTTTGGGAAAAATTTTTCGATTGCCTACAATATTGTAAAGATCCCTCCACTCCAAGCAG ACAAGGAAGATCCAATAACCAAGTCCGAGGTCGTCGTACAATTCCCCTGCAGCGACCGATTCAAGCCATCGTACGTCCATAG TTTTGGTTTGACTCCCAACTATATTGTTTTTGTGGAGACGCCAGTCAAAATTAACCTGCTCAAGTTCCTTTCTTCGTGGAGTCTTTGGGGAGCCAACTACATGGATTGTTTTGAGTCCAATGAAACCATGGGG gTTTGGCTTCACATCgctgacaaaaaaagaaaaaagtatctcAATAATAAGTACAGGACCTCTTCCTTTAATCTCTTCCATCATATCAATACTTACGAAGACAATGAGTTTCTGATTGTGGATCTCTGCTGCTGGAAAGG attTGAATTCGTCTACAATTACTTGTATTTAGCCAATTTACGTGAGAACTGGGAAGAGGtgaaaaaaaatgccagaaaGGCTCCGCAGCCTGAAGTTAGGAGATACGTGCTTCCTCTGAATATCGACAAG GCCGACACAGGCAAGAACCTAGTCACCCTCCCCAACACGACGGCCACTGCAACTCTGCGCAGCGACGAGACCATCTGGCTGGAACCTGAGGTTCTCTTCTCAGGGCCTCGTCAAG CCTTTGAGTTTCCTCAAATCAACTATCAGAAGTATGGCGGGAAGCCTTACACGTACGCGTATGGACTTGGCTTGAATCACTTCGTTCCGGACAGG CTCTGCAAGCTGAACGTCAAGACTAAAGAAACGTGGGTATGGCAAGAGCCCGACTCATACCCATCAGAACCCATCTTTGTTTCTCACCCAGATGCCTTGGAAGAAGATGATG GTGTAGTTCTGAGTGTGGTGGTGAGCCCTGGGGCAGGACAAAAGCCTGCTTATCTTCTGATTCTGAATGCCAAGGATTTGAGTGAAGTTGCCAGGGCTGAAGTGGAGATTAACATCCCTGTCACCTTTCATGGACTGTTCAAAAAATCCTAA
- the RPE65 gene encoding retinoid isomerohydrolase isoform X2, producing MSIQVEHPAGGYKKLFETVEELSSPLTAHVTGRIPLWLTGSLLRCGPGLFEVGSEPFYHLFDGQALLHKFDFKEGHVTYHRRFFSYFRGVEVTDNALVNVYPVGEDYYACTETNFITKINPETLETIKQVDLCNYVSVNGATAHPHIENDGTVYNIGNCFGKNFSIAYNIVKIPPLQADKEDPITKSEVVVQFPCSDRFKPSYVHSFGLTPNYIVFVETPVKINLLKFLSSWSLWGANYMDCFESNETMGVWLHIADKKRKKYLNNKYRTSSFNLFHHINTYEDNEFLIVDLCCWKGFEFVYNYLYLANLRENWEEVKKNARKAPQPEVRRYVLPLNIDKADTGKNLVTLPNTTATATLRSDETIWLEPEVLFSGPRQAFEFPQINYQKYGGKPYTYAYGLGLNHFVPDRLCKLNVKTKETWVWQEPDSYPSEPIFVSHPDALEEDDGVVLSVVVSPGAGQKPAYLLILNAKDLSEVARAEVEINIPVTFHGLFKKS from the exons ATGTCCATCCA AGTGGAGCATCCCGCCGGCGGTTACAAGAAGCTGTTTGAAACCGTGGAAGAGCTGTCGTCGCCGCTCACCGCCCACGTGACAG GCAGGATCCCGCTCTGGCTCACGGGCAGTCTCCTCCGATGCGGACCGGGGCTCTTCGAGGTTGGATCTGAACCATTTTACCACCTGTTTGACGGACAAGCCCTTCTGCACAAGTTCGACTTTAAAGAAGGACACGTCACCTATCACAGAAG GTTTTTTTCTTACTTCCGAGGAGTGGAGGTCACTGACAATGCCCTTGTTAACGTCTACCCAGTAGGGGAAGATTACTACGCCTGCACGGAGACCAACTTCATTACAAAGATTAATCCTGAGACCCTGGAGACAATTAAGCAG GTTGATCTCTGCAACTACGTCTCTGTCAATGGAGCCACCGCTCACCCCCACATTGAAAATGATGGGACTGTTTACAACATTGGTAATTGCTTTGGGAAAAATTTTTCGATTGCCTACAATATTGTAAAGATCCCTCCACTCCAAGCAG ACAAGGAAGATCCAATAACCAAGTCCGAGGTCGTCGTACAATTCCCCTGCAGCGACCGATTCAAGCCATCGTACGTCCATAG TTTTGGTTTGACTCCCAACTATATTGTTTTTGTGGAGACGCCAGTCAAAATTAACCTGCTCAAGTTCCTTTCTTCGTGGAGTCTTTGGGGAGCCAACTACATGGATTGTTTTGAGTCCAATGAAACCATGGGG gTTTGGCTTCACATCgctgacaaaaaaagaaaaaagtatctcAATAATAAGTACAGGACCTCTTCCTTTAATCTCTTCCATCATATCAATACTTACGAAGACAATGAGTTTCTGATTGTGGATCTCTGCTGCTGGAAAGG attTGAATTCGTCTACAATTACTTGTATTTAGCCAATTTACGTGAGAACTGGGAAGAGGtgaaaaaaaatgccagaaaGGCTCCGCAGCCTGAAGTTAGGAGATACGTGCTTCCTCTGAATATCGACAAG GCCGACACAGGCAAGAACCTAGTCACCCTCCCCAACACGACGGCCACTGCAACTCTGCGCAGCGACGAGACCATCTGGCTGGAACCTGAGGTTCTCTTCTCAGGGCCTCGTCAAG CCTTTGAGTTTCCTCAAATCAACTATCAGAAGTATGGCGGGAAGCCTTACACGTACGCGTATGGACTTGGCTTGAATCACTTCGTTCCGGACAGG CTCTGCAAGCTGAACGTCAAGACTAAAGAAACGTGGGTATGGCAAGAGCCCGACTCATACCCATCAGAACCCATCTTTGTTTCTCACCCAGATGCCTTGGAAGAAGATGATG GTGTAGTTCTGAGTGTGGTGGTGAGCCCTGGGGCAGGACAAAAGCCTGCTTATCTTCTGATTCTGAATGCCAAGGATTTGAGTGAAGTTGCCAGGGCTGAAGTGGAGATTAACATCCCTGTCACCTTTCATGGACTGTTCAAAAAATCCTAA